TAACGCGTCTTCTGAAGCCGGGGGATGAGATCCTGGCTGATTGGGACCTCTATGGAGGCGCAACACGTTTATTCCAACAACTCAAAGACCATTCCGGCGTTGCCGTTCGGTATGTCGACGCTTCCAATCCGGAGATCCTTGCGAGCCAGATATCCCCCGCAACGCGGCTCGTCTATGTGGAATCGCCGACGAATCCCCTTCTGCGTGTCATCGATCTGCAAGCATCGGCCAGAATCGCGCATGAAAACGGTCTTCATCTGTGTGTGGACAACAGCACGATGTCACCGTACCTACAAAATCCTCTGGAACTCGGGGCTGACATTGTCATCCATTCAGCAACCAAGTTTCTCGGCGGGCACAGTGATGTGACCGGAGGGGCCGTTGTTGTAAAAGATGAAGCACTCGCGGCACAGATTTACTCAGTCCAGAATGCTGAAGGGACCGCCCTCGGTCCCTTCGACTGCTTCCTGCTCCTGCGTGGTCTCAAGACCCTCAAACTCCGTATGGATGCTCAGCAAAGCAGCGCAGGCCAGATCGCTGCGCAGCTGTCTGAGCACCCAAAGGTCAGCCGGGTCTACTATCCCGGGCTGCCGGATCATCCAAGTTCAGCCACACAAAAGCTCCAAGCTCGAGGGGCGGGTTCTGTGATCAGCTTTCAGGCAGGTTCTCCTCAAGCAGCAAAAGCAATTGCGGAGAACCTGCGCCTGTTTGCCATCGCTGTCAGCTTTGGAAGTGTCAATTCCACGATCGGTATCCCCATCAAGATGTCCCATGCAAGCACACCGGTAGACCTGCAATCTTCCAGAGCGATTCCATCCGATCTTATTCGCATGTCGATTGGCATTGAGGATTGCGGTGAACTGATGCAGGACCTTGACGATGTCTTGAAGTTAATCTAGTTCCCGAAATACTCACAAATTACTGGCCATGCAACGAGTCGTTTGACAGCCTGTCAGGAAGAACCTCGAGCAACGCTGTAGTATTCTTCGATATCACAGCAGCGTTTCGGCGAGCCGACAGAGTTACCGTGGACGCATCCTCCGAGCGTCCGCTGCTGACAAGGTTTGTCCCACTGAAGCCGTAAAGCCCGCAGGCATTGGCAGAAAAGATTGCCACCGGTTGCTCCGTTGTGCCGCTGCCACATCCACTGGGGGAATTACCTTGAGATGCAATAAGGTGGGCGACAATATTGCCGTGGCGACTATAGCCAACGACATCCTCGTCCGTATTGATGACCTCGCCTTGATGGGGTTTGAATAACTCCCCTCCTACCTGGGTCAGGGTTCCGTCTTCATCTTCATCACTGGGTTTGGGCTTGCGAGCATCCCATGAGTTGATCGGATCGGCCATCGCCCGTACATAGACATTCAGCGGATACGAAGTTGATGCCGTGCTGATCAAATCGAAGTGAACCGCCAAAGTAGATGCCGTCTGAATCGCGTATGGGGTGCGATTGAAAGCGAAGGCATTTGCGGCAGTTACATGCCCGGTCACCTTTGCACCGGCCGGGATGATCTCGCCATTCGCCCTTTGGATTGGCTGCATGGTTCTCGCCAGAACAATATCCCCCACATGAGCCTTGTTTGCATCGACAGTCTTGCTGAAGGCAATGGGAATGGTGGAAGAGGGGCTAAATGGTCCCTCCGGATACGCTTGCGCAAAAGCCACTGAAGCAGTGGCTACACCTATTCCAAGTACAACGTTAGCAATCCGCATGGTTAGTCTCCCGTTTCTCAACGTATTCAGTTGAGCATTTGGAAGACGGTCGAAATCTTACGTTTTCCTGACATCGTCATGGTTAGTCAGCCACTGAACTGCGGAGTCCTCGCCCAAGCCGACATGTCAGAAAGATGTAAGGTGGCTCACCTCAGTTTCTCGCTAGTGTTGATCTACCGGCTTGATTCAGAGAGGACAGATGCTCAAACCAGGACCAGCACTCAAAGTCTCCGTACACCTGAATGAAGATATCGATTCGCCCGGCGGCTTTCTTCATGATGCCGTCCTGAGTCTTCTTCAGGACCATTTCATCGCGGGTGCAACCGTCTACCGTCCTTACGCGGGTTTCGGATCTCACGGAAGGCTGCACGTCTACGGTGCTGGCTCAGTACGAGGAGAACACCTTCCCGTACTGATCCTTTTCGTAGACGAGGAAGAGCGCGTGCGTGCATTACTGCCACAACTCCTGGAGCTCGTCACGGACGGAATGGTCGAGATGCACTATACGGAAGTCCTGAAGGCGGCCGCCACTCCGGCAAAGGTGGTCTATTGATGTTCGGAACTAGAGCCCGCACCCTCGTCATACAGGTAAGCCTGATGTTCTTCAATGTGTTTCTTCTGTGGGGCCAAGCTCCGGTCCGCTTGCAAGCGAGCCCCCTGGCTCAGGCTACGCTTACCCCCTCCGATGTGGTGCTCACTCTCGCACAGGTAGAAGATCAAGCGATCAAGAACCAGCCGAGAATCCAAGCTGCCCAACTGAGAGCGAAAGCCTACCAGGAACGCATTCGTGAAAGTAGAGCGGGACTTCTACCAGTCCTCGCTTTCAACGCGACAGGTGTTCTTGTCGCAGATACCGGCACCTCGACCGCGGCGGGAAACATCACGACATCCGCCATCTCAAACCGTTTTGCTTATGGTGGCAATCTTACGCAGCTTGTGACTGACTTCGGAAGAACAAGTGCGCTGGTCAGCAGTGCGAAGCGGACTGCGGAAGCTCAGGGCGAGTTCGCCACTCTCACCCGCGCACAAATCCGCCTCAACGTAAGAGATGCCTACTATCAGGTGCTTGGAGCGGAGGCTGTCTTGAAGGCCGCGCATGAGGCCCAGGGCAACCGGGCTCTCATCTCCAGACAGGTTGGCGCACTCGCCCAAAGCCAGCTCCGCTCCACGCTCGATGTGAACTTTGCAGGTGTTCTTGAAAGCGAAGCTGAACTCGCAGTCGTTCAGGCGGAGAGCATCGTCCATCAGCGGCGCGATCAACTAACAACCGCAATGGGCGATCAGCATTCAGTCATCGCAGCACTCGCCGAAGAGCCGCTGCCAGCCGCCCTTCCCCCTGATCCGGAAGGGCTACTAGGCCAGGCACAACAGGATCGCGCTGACCTCAACACTCTTCGGCTCGAACAGAAGGCGGCAGATCAGTTCGCTAAGGCTGAACGGAAACTGAGCTATCCATCCTTGAATGTTCTCGGATCGGCCGGTGAGCTGCCTTTTCACGATCACACGCTGCATGACAGCTACGCCGCTGCAGGATTCAACCTGAACATTCCCATCCTGAATGGCGGTCTCTTCTCGGCCAGGCGAAGTGAGGCGCAGCTCGAAGCCTCTGCGCGAAGCCGTGACGTCGAAGAGACAAAACTTGAAGTAACACAGCAGGTGCGAGACGCCTGGTACCAGGCGAATGAATCATTTCGAAGCCTCGCAGTGACCTCCCGGCTCGTCTCTCAAAGCAGGGAGGCTCTCCATCTCGCGCAGGCACGTTACGACAGTGGTCTGGGCAGCATCGTTGAACTGAATGAGGCGCAGTTGAATGAGTTCTCAGCGGAGATCTCCGCTGCCGGTGCGAAGTATACCTACCTCAGTCGGCGTGCCACGCTCGACTTCGCGACTGGACTGCTCAATTGAATCATCGAAGGGAATATCCTGCCATGCGCCTATCCTCGTATATGCTCGCCGCCTGCTCCTTGGTCGGCTCCGGGCTGCTGTGCTCCTGCCACAGTGCTCCGCCACCGCCGACCGCGACTGACAACCCGGTGGTTCCGGTTGCAGCCGTCAAGACGGAGAACCTGTCCAATGAGATGGTTCTTACCGCGGAGTTCATACCCTATCAAGATGTCGATGTGATGGCCAAGGTCTCCGGATACGTCCGAAGCATCAGGGTGGACATCGGTGATCACGTCAAGCAGGGAGATCTCCTCGCGACCCTCGAGGTACCTGAACTCCAGGATGAGCAAGGAAAAGCAGCAGCCGGTGTATCGGCCGCGCAAGCCAATATCCTTACAGCCCAGGCTGCGGAGCGGCGCGCAAAGGCACAGGCCGATATCGCT
This region of Granulicella tundricola MP5ACTX9 genomic DNA includes:
- a CDS encoding trans-sulfuration enzyme family protein; this translates as MKFATKLVHYDVSPGDPFHPMATPIYQTATFEQDFGDSFGPYDYSRSGNPTRRVLEDQLARLENGIRAFCFSSGMAAIATVTRLLKPGDEILADWDLYGGATRLFQQLKDHSGVAVRYVDASNPEILASQISPATRLVYVESPTNPLLRVIDLQASARIAHENGLHLCVDNSTMSPYLQNPLELGADIVIHSATKFLGGHSDVTGGAVVVKDEALAAQIYSVQNAEGTALGPFDCFLLLRGLKTLKLRMDAQQSSAGQIAAQLSEHPKVSRVYYPGLPDHPSSATQKLQARGAGSVISFQAGSPQAAKAIAENLRLFAIAVSFGSVNSTIGIPIKMSHASTPVDLQSSRAIPSDLIRMSIGIEDCGELMQDLDDVLKLI
- a CDS encoding DUF190 domain-containing protein; translation: MLKPGPALKVSVHLNEDIDSPGGFLHDAVLSLLQDHFIAGATVYRPYAGFGSHGRLHVYGAGSVRGEHLPVLILFVDEEERVRALLPQLLELVTDGMVEMHYTEVLKAAATPAKVVY
- a CDS encoding TolC family protein, which produces MFGTRARTLVIQVSLMFFNVFLLWGQAPVRLQASPLAQATLTPSDVVLTLAQVEDQAIKNQPRIQAAQLRAKAYQERIRESRAGLLPVLAFNATGVLVADTGTSTAAGNITTSAISNRFAYGGNLTQLVTDFGRTSALVSSAKRTAEAQGEFATLTRAQIRLNVRDAYYQVLGAEAVLKAAHEAQGNRALISRQVGALAQSQLRSTLDVNFAGVLESEAELAVVQAESIVHQRRDQLTTAMGDQHSVIAALAEEPLPAALPPDPEGLLGQAQQDRADLNTLRLEQKAADQFAKAERKLSYPSLNVLGSAGELPFHDHTLHDSYAAAGFNLNIPILNGGLFSARRSEAQLEASARSRDVEETKLEVTQQVRDAWYQANESFRSLAVTSRLVSQSREALHLAQARYDSGLGSIVELNEAQLNEFSAEISAAGAKYTYLSRRATLDFATGLLN